Proteins from a single region of Macrotis lagotis isolate mMagLag1 chromosome 2, bilby.v1.9.chrom.fasta, whole genome shotgun sequence:
- the TYMP gene encoding thymidine phosphorylase, with translation MDQTGSDSSPHTPTSVPELIRKKRDGDRLEDAEIRSFVHGVTEGTVQEAQIGAMLMAIRLKGMDLAETEILTRALAESGQQLQWPEAWRPLLVDKHSTGGVGDKVSLILAPALAACGCKVPMISGRGLGHTGGTLDKLEAIPGFSVVQSPEQMRELLERAGCCIVGQSKELVPADGVLYAIRDVTATVDSLPLITASILSKKAVEQLSTLVVDVKFGEAAIFPSQEKARELAQALVSVGARLGLRVAAALTSMDSPLGCCVGHGLEVEEALRCLEGGGPPDLRDLITQLGGSLLWLNGQAPTLARGVAQVGETLVNGSALSRFQAMLEAQGVAPSLAQALCSGSPAQRQGLLPTAPTKEELRTVSEGTVEQIRALPLAHVLHELGAGRKRAGEALHHDVGLELLVSVGQRVSAGTPWIRVHHRGAGLSRGQARALQGALRLAGGAAFEPERALRELVLPPAPRG, from the exons ATGGACCAGACAGGCTCAG ATTCTAGCCCCCACACCCCTACATCCGTCCCAGAGCTGATTAGGAAGAAGCGCGATGGAGATCGTCTGGAGGATGCCGAGATTCGCAGCTTTGTTCACGGAGTGACAGAGGGGACAGTGCAGGAGGCACAAATAG GTGCCATGTTGATGGCGATCCGACTGAAAGGCATGGACCTGGCTGAGACGGAGATTCTGACCCGAGCCCTGGCTGAGTCTGGCCAGCAGCTTCAGTGGCCTGAGGCCTGGAGACCACTGCTGGTGGACAAGCACTCCACGGGTGGAGTTGGAGACAAAGTCAGTTTGATCTTGGCACCTGCTCTGGCTGCCTGTGGCTGCAAG GTGCCAATGATCAGTGGGCGGGGACTTGGGCACACCGGGGGCACGCTGGACAAGCTGGAGGCCATCCCAGGCTTCTCAGTGGTACAAAGTCCAGAGCAG ATGCGGGAACTACTGGAGCGCGCAGGCTGTTGCATTGTGGGGCAGAGTAAGGAGCTAGTCCCTGCAGATGGAGTCCTTTATGCCATTCGGGATGTGACTGCCACAGTGGACAGCCTCCCCCTCATCACAG CCTCCATTCTCAGTAAAAAGGCTGTGGAACAACTGTCCACCCTGGTGGTGGATGTGAAGTTTGGGGAAGCGGCCATCTTTCCAAGCCAAGAGAAAGCTCGAGAGTTGGCCCAGGCCCTG GTGAGCGTGGGGGCCCGTCTGGGGCTCCGAGTGGCAGCTGCACTGACCTCCATGGACAGTCCTCTGGGCTGTTGTGTGGGCCATGGACTCGAAGTGGAGGAAGCCTTACGGTGCCTGGAAGGAGGAGGTCCTCCGGACTTGAGGGACCTCATCACCCAGCTAG GAGGATCCTTGCTGTGGCTGAATGGACAGGCCCCAACCTTGGCCCGGGGAGTGGCCCAGGTGGGGGAGACTCTGGTCAACGGCTCTGCTTTGAGTCGCTTCCAGGCTATGCTGGAGGCCCAGGGGGTGGCCCCTAGCCTGGCCCAGGCCCTGTGCTCAGGATCTCCTGCCCAGCGCCAAGGTCTGCTCCCCACAGCTCCCACCAAGGAGGAGCTGAGGACAGTTTCAGAGG GGACCGTGGAGCAGATCCGGGCCCTGCCCCTGGCCCATGTTCTCCATGAGCTGGGAGCTGGCCGGAAGCGAGCCGGAGAGGCCCTCCATCATGATGTGGGGCTGGAGCTGTTGGTCAGCGTTGGACAGAGAGTCAGTGCAG GGACCCCCTGGATCCGCGTGCACCACCGGGGCGCCGGCCTGAGTCGGGGCCAGGCGCGGGCGCTGCAGGGGGCGCTGCGGCTGGCCGGGGGGGCGGCCTTCGAGCCCGAGCGCGCCCTGCGGGAGCTCGtcctgccccccgccccccgcggctGA